The Microbacterium limosum sequence GAACTGCTCGCCGCGCTGGGGGCCTGACCACCCACCCCACGAACGCCGGAGATTTGCGGATGCCGCGGCACGGCCGCTATCGTCGGCGCATGCCTTCGGCCGCCACCGCCCTCGAGACGCCTTCCGTGCGCCTCGCCGGTGCGCGCCGACGTCTGGGCGGCCGCCGACTGTAGGCGACCCCGCACGCCCCGCCCCGTGGGCGCGGCAGCGGCGTCGCCGTCGACATCCTCCGCGCCACCGCGCGGGGGCGAGGCCTCCCAGACCCTAAGGTTGACACCATGCCCTATCAGGTAGCCGTCTCCGGCGCCTCCGGATACGCCGGCGGGGAACTGCTCCGGCTGCTCGCGGCGCACCCGGATGTCGAGATCCGCACGGTGACCGCGCACTCGAACGCCGGCCAGCCGCTCGCCCTGCACCAGCCGCACCTCCGCTCGCTCGCTCACCTCACTCTGCAGGACACGACGCCCGAGACCCTCGCGGGGCACGACATCGTCTTCCTCGCCCTGCCGCACGGTCAGTCGGGGCAGTACACCGAGGCGCTCGCCGAGGCGCCGCTCGTGATCGACTGCGGCGCGGACCACCGGCTCGAGTCCGTCTCGGCGTGGGATCACTTCTACGGCGGCGAGTTCCACGAGCCGTGGGCCTACGGCGTGCCCGAGCTCCTGGTCGGAGGCGGCGCCAAGCAGCGCTCCCGCCTGGCCGGGGCATCCCGGATAGCGGCGCCCGGCTGCAATGCATCGACCGTGAGTCTGAGTCTCGTCCCCGGCGTCGCTGCCGGGGTGATCGACACCCGCGACATCGTGAGTGTCCTCGCCGTCGGGCCGAGCGGCGCCGGCAAGAGCCTCAAGACGAACCTCCTCGCGAGCGAGATCCTCGGCTCCGCCAACCCGTATGCCGTCGGCGGCACGCACCGGCACATCCCTGAGATACGCCAGGCGCTCGCCGCCGCGTTGCCGGTGGCGGACTCGGCGAGCGAGCCCGAAGACCGGGTATGGACATCGCTCACCGACGCCATCCGCATCTCGTTCACGCCCGTCATCGTGCCGATGGCGCGCGGCATCCTCGCCACCAGCTCGGCCCCGATCGCGCCGGACGCGTCCGACGCCGACATCCGCGGCGCGTGGGAGGCGGCCTACGGGGACGAGACGTTCGTGCACCTGCTGCCGGCAGGGGAATTCCCTCGCACGGCCGACGTGCTCGGCGCGAACACCGCGCTGATGGGGCTTGCGATCGACCGTGCCGCGAACCGGGTCGTCGTCGTCACCGCCCTCGACAACCTCGCCAAGGGCACGGCGGGCGCGGCGATCCAGTCGATGAACATCGCCCTCGGCCTCCCCGAGGCCACGGGCCTGACCGTGAACGGAGTGGCGCCGTGAGCGTGACCGCACCCCAGGGCTTCGCGGCGGCGGGCGTCGCCGCGGGGCTGAAGTCGACGGGAAAGCCGGATGTCGCGGTCGTCGTCAACCGCGGGCCGCTCAAGGCGGGCGCGGCGGTCTTCACGAGCAATCGCGCCAAGGCCAACCCGATCCTGTGGTCGGAGGTGGCGGTGAGGGACGGCGTCGTCGAAGCGGTCGTGCTCAACTCCGGCGGCGCCAACTGCTTCACGGGCAGCTTCGGGTTCCAGACGACGCACCAGACCGCCGAGAGGGCCGCCGAACTGCTCGGCGTGAGCGCCGGCGACGTCCTCGTGTGCTCCACCGGCTTGATCGGCACGGGCGACGAGGTCTTCCGCGCCAAGGTGCTGGAGGGCACGACCCGCGCGATCGCGGGGCTGACGCCCGACGGCGGCGAGGCCGCGTCGCTCGCGATCATGACGACCGACTCCCGCCCGAAGCGCACCGTCGTGCACGGCGACGGCTGGTCGATCGGCGGCATGGCGAAGGGTGCAGGGATGCTCGCGCCCGGCCTCGCGACGATGCTCGTCGTCCTCACGACCGACGCCGTGCTCACCGCCGAGGAGGCCGACGCCCACCTGCGCGCCGCGACCCGCGTGAGCTTCGACCGGCTCGACTCCGACGGGTGCATGTCCACGAACGATCAGGTGACGCTCATGGTCAGCGGCGCATCCGGTGTGACGCCCGACCCGGTCGAATTCGCCGCCGCCCTCCGCGAGGCCTGCACGAGCCTCGCGACGCAGCTGCAGGGCGACGCCGAGGGCGCGAGCCACGACATCACGATCGAGGTGACCGGCGCGGCATCCGAGGAGGACGCCGTCGACGTCGGCCGCTCCGTCGCCCGGAACAACCTCTTCAAGGCGGCGGTCTTCGGGAACGACCCCAACTGGGGCCGGGTGCTCGCCGCGATCGGCACGACGCATGCCGCGTTCGATCCGTACGACGTCGACGTGAGCATGAACGGCGTCCGCGTCTGCACGAAGGGCGGACCCGACCGGCCGCGGGAAGAGGTCGATCTCACGCCGCGCGCGACGCACGTCGGCATCGATCTGAAGGCGGGCGACGCCTGCGCCACGATCTGGACCAACGACCTGACGCACGACTACGTCCACGAGAACAGCGCGTACAGCTCATGACCGACATCCAGGACACCAGCCCGGAGGAGGCGGCCGAGAAGGCCGCCGTGCTCATCGAGTCGCTGCCGTGGCTCAAGCGCTTCCGCGACCAGATCATCGTCATCAAGTACGGCGGCAACGCGATGGTCTCTGACGAGCTGCAGCAGAGCTTCGCCGAGGACATCGCCTATCTGCGCTTCGTCGGGGTCAAGCCCGTCGTCGTCCACGGCGGGGGCCCGCAGATCTCGGCGATGCTCGATCGGCTCTCGATCCCGAGCGAGTTCAAGGGCGGGTACCGCGTCACCTCGACCGAGGCGATCGGCGTCGTGCGCATGGTGCTGACGGGCCAGATCAATCCGCAGCTGGTGGGCCGCATCAACGCGCACGGGCCGCTCGCGAGCGGCGTGAGCGGCGAGGACGCCGGCCTGTTCGGCGGACGCCGCCGGGGAGTCGTCATCGACGGCGAGGAGCACGACCTCGGCAACGTCGGCGACGTCGTCAGCGTCGATCCGACGACGGTGCACGACCACCTCGAGGCGGGACGCATCCCCGTCGTCTCCTCGATCGCGCCCGACCTCGACAGGCCGGGGCAGAGCCTGAACGTCAACGCGGATGCCGCGGCATCCGCCCTGGCCACGGCGCTCGGCGCTGCGAAGCTCATCGTGCTCACCGACGTCCCCGGTCTCTACGCCGACTGGCCCAACCGGGACTCGCTCGTGTCGCACCTGACCGCGACCGAGCTGCGCGCCATGCTGCCGAGCCTGGAATCGGGCATGATCCCGAAGATGCAGGCGTGCCTGGACGCGGTCGACGGCGGCGTCGACTCGGCGGCGATCATTGACGGACGGGTGCCGCATTCGGTGCTCGTCGAGGTCTTCACGAACAAGGGAATCGGCACGGAGGTGGTCGCGGGATGAGCTGGCAGGACGACGCGGGACGGGATCTGGTGCGCAGCTTCGGCGAACGCATGGCGATGTTCGTCCGCGGCGAGGGTGCGTATCTGTGGGACGACGCCGGCCGCCGCTACCTGGACTTCCTCGGCGGCATCGCCGTCA is a genomic window containing:
- the argJ gene encoding bifunctional glutamate N-acetyltransferase/amino-acid acetyltransferase ArgJ; its protein translation is MSVTAPQGFAAAGVAAGLKSTGKPDVAVVVNRGPLKAGAAVFTSNRAKANPILWSEVAVRDGVVEAVVLNSGGANCFTGSFGFQTTHQTAERAAELLGVSAGDVLVCSTGLIGTGDEVFRAKVLEGTTRAIAGLTPDGGEAASLAIMTTDSRPKRTVVHGDGWSIGGMAKGAGMLAPGLATMLVVLTTDAVLTAEEADAHLRAATRVSFDRLDSDGCMSTNDQVTLMVSGASGVTPDPVEFAAALREACTSLATQLQGDAEGASHDITIEVTGAASEEDAVDVGRSVARNNLFKAAVFGNDPNWGRVLAAIGTTHAAFDPYDVDVSMNGVRVCTKGGPDRPREEVDLTPRATHVGIDLKAGDACATIWTNDLTHDYVHENSAYSS
- the argC gene encoding N-acetyl-gamma-glutamyl-phosphate reductase, with amino-acid sequence MPYQVAVSGASGYAGGELLRLLAAHPDVEIRTVTAHSNAGQPLALHQPHLRSLAHLTLQDTTPETLAGHDIVFLALPHGQSGQYTEALAEAPLVIDCGADHRLESVSAWDHFYGGEFHEPWAYGVPELLVGGGAKQRSRLAGASRIAAPGCNASTVSLSLVPGVAAGVIDTRDIVSVLAVGPSGAGKSLKTNLLASEILGSANPYAVGGTHRHIPEIRQALAAALPVADSASEPEDRVWTSLTDAIRISFTPVIVPMARGILATSSAPIAPDASDADIRGAWEAAYGDETFVHLLPAGEFPRTADVLGANTALMGLAIDRAANRVVVVTALDNLAKGTAGAAIQSMNIALGLPEATGLTVNGVAP
- the argB gene encoding acetylglutamate kinase; the protein is MTDIQDTSPEEAAEKAAVLIESLPWLKRFRDQIIVIKYGGNAMVSDELQQSFAEDIAYLRFVGVKPVVVHGGGPQISAMLDRLSIPSEFKGGYRVTSTEAIGVVRMVLTGQINPQLVGRINAHGPLASGVSGEDAGLFGGRRRGVVIDGEEHDLGNVGDVVSVDPTTVHDHLEAGRIPVVSSIAPDLDRPGQSLNVNADAAASALATALGAAKLIVLTDVPGLYADWPNRDSLVSHLTATELRAMLPSLESGMIPKMQACLDAVDGGVDSAAIIDGRVPHSVLVEVFTNKGIGTEVVAG